A portion of the Equus quagga isolate Etosha38 unplaced genomic scaffold, UCLA_HA_Equagga_1.0 208765_RagTag, whole genome shotgun sequence genome contains these proteins:
- the LOC124233652 gene encoding translation initiation factor IF-2-like, producing MNATFYSSNRVRCRPRAPLSQRKVRGPGKEAPRPALLPVPRPSRSCRRVPRALPPPPRESGSRTPGSVRARPHGQGRRGGVPPSLRCPRWPRAAPPVAAPRRPRPRRPGSRRPSQGQPLGRVTLGPRGQRQRRRPLRPAPRGAPARPVLSSDPRAPGGRERGPRETRGGRRRPARPSARVSGFRGRRFETRPGGAVFSLNDPFHSECSFILSLTHSGCGQNVQLLSPRGTLKAAVTLDFGARPRGGGLLPPPPAAPEPGLRAAEPGVGGDQGSPSAGRPGPGSSGAAGEPSAGSSEARARGLPCVLPPPPGSAEKTPEAGSGRRRAPALPPRGHARGGATAGLPRCGRRPPPGAFRSEAPRPGLRGTAGLTASRLGKSVRHSKNPSFPVSKALRVGFGLGSDIPLLSKETSRCRGEERFTALVHRTGSVRRTCDLCFQRPERSLGILCFSVGFLWTRPCVPPAPRRRRRRQPDARLGSFCGRAGLRAPATRGRDRPPRLGPRLFSLAGEFLSARTLGIRSEGGGGTRTDTSWERGRPNAHDSQHRIWGFLPDCSSVVSDTDTGSFRHRTRGPVAGTPGLWQEKRFIIQRRPDVEMRVKT from the coding sequence ATGAACGCCACTTTTTACTCCTCAAACCGTGTGCGGTGTCGCCCTCGCGCCCCGCTGTCGCAGAGGAAGGTGCGGGGCCCCGGAAAGGAAGCTCCTCGGCCCGCGCTGCTCCCGGTCCCTCGCCCCTCCCGCTCCTGCCGCCGCGTCCCCCGCGCTCTCCCGCCTCCTCCGCGGGAGTCGGGGTCCCGGACACCGGGTTCTGTGCGGGCGCGTCCACACGGACAGGGCCGGCGTGGCGGGGTCCCTCCCAGCCTGCGGTGCCCCCGCTGGCCCCGCGCAGCTCCGCCCGTCGCGGCGCCTCGGaggccccggccccgccgcccAGGGTCCCGGCGACcgagccagggccagcccctcggcAGGGTCACCCTCGGGCCTCGGGGCCAAAGGCAGAGGCGGCGTCCGCTCCGTCCCGCACCACGAGGGGCCCCCGCGCGGCCCGTCTTGTCTTCGGACCCGCGGGCTcctggtgggagagagaggggtcCGCGGGAGACGCGGGGAGGGAGGCGGCGGCCGGCGCGGCCCTCGGCCAGGGTGTCTGGGTTTCGGGGTCGACGCTTCGAGACCCGGCCTGGAGGCGCCGTCTTTTCTTTAAACGACCCGTTTCATTCAGAGTGTTCATTTATTCTAAGTCTGACGCACTCGGGCTGCGGTCAGAACGTCCAGCTCCTAAGTCCCCGCGGGACGCTCAAGGCCGCTGTCACACTCGACTTCGGAGCCCGACCCCGGGGGGGGGGTCTCCTCCCTCCGCCCCCAGCTGCGCCGGAACCAGGACTCCGGGCCGCGGAGCCCGGCGTCGGTGGAGACCAGGGGTCCCCGAGCGCCGGCCGCCCCGGCCCGGGCTCCTCCGGGGCCGCGGGTGAGCCGAGCGCGGGCAGCTCCGAGGCGCGGGCCCGCGGGCTCCCGTGCGTCCTGCCGCCGCCCCCTGGCTCCGCGGAGAAGACGCCCGAGGCCGGCAGCGGGCGGAGGCGCGCCCCAGCTCTCCCGCCCCGTGGGCACGCGCGGGGCGGGGCGACCGCGGGCCTCCCGCGCTGCGGACGGCGTCCTCCTCCGGGCGCCTTTCGCTCAGAAGCTCCTCGACCAGGGCTCCGGGGCACAGCAGGGCTGACGGCCTCAAGGCTGGGGAAGTCCGTTAGGCACTCTAAAAACCCAAGCTTTCCCGTCAGTAAGGCACTGAGAGTTGGCTTCGGTCTTGGTTCGGATATTCCCCTTTTGAGCAAGGAGACCTCCCGCTGCCGGGGAGAAGAGAGGTTCACGGCTCTTGTTCATCGAACCGGATCCGTCCGTAGGACGTGCGACCTCTGCTTTCAACGTCCTGAACGCTCCCTCGGCATCCTGTGCTTTTCAGTCGGTTTTCTTTGGACGCGCCCTTGTGTCCCGCCCGcaccccgccgccgccgccgccgccagcccGACGCGCGTCTCGGTAGCTTCTGCGGCCGAGCGGGTCTGCGGGCGCCGGCCACCAGGGGGCGCGATCGTCCACCCCGCCTCGGTCCCCGCCTTTTCTCTTTGGCCGGGGAGTTTCTGTCCGCCAGGACGTTGGGGATCAGAAGCGAGGGTGGGGGAGGTACGAGAACAGACACGTCCTGGGAAAGGGGTCGGCCAAATGCCCACGACTCCCAACACCGGATCTGGGGTTTTCTTCCGGATTGTAGTTCAGTTGTTAGCGACACCGACACAGGTTCGTTTCGCCACCGCACACGAGGGCCAGTCGCTGGAACGCCAGGCTTGTGGCAAGAGAAGAGGTTTATTATCCAAAGGCGGCCAGACGTGGAGATGAGAGTGAAAACTTAG